Proteins found in one Cyanobacteria bacterium FACHB-DQ100 genomic segment:
- a CDS encoding DUF1003 domain-containing protein, protein MAAKVGSWAFLIGQSTVLAGWITFNSVPGMPHWDEQPFILLNLVFSFASAYTAPVVLMSQNRQSEEDRENANHNYQVTVQAAQNLELLHQKLDAEYSKKLDELTMLIKQQQQAQSEVKVVFVPAEVKNEFDSSMNTALPLLNHLSKGTVYVNSDKKIDDIKVKINN, encoded by the coding sequence ATGGCAGCAAAAGTTGGTTCTTGGGCGTTTTTGATTGGACAATCGACTGTGCTGGCGGGTTGGATTACGTTTAACTCTGTCCCCGGTATGCCTCACTGGGATGAACAACCCTTCATTCTGTTGAACCTGGTATTTTCGTTTGCCTCTGCTTACACTGCTCCGGTTGTCTTGATGAGCCAAAATCGTCAGTCAGAGGAAGATCGGGAAAATGCGAATCACAACTACCAGGTCACAGTACAAGCCGCTCAAAATCTCGAACTACTTCACCAAAAGTTGGATGCTGAGTATTCCAAGAAGCTAGATGAACTGACGATGTTGATCAAGCAGCAACAGCAAGCTCAGAGTGAAGTCAAAGTCGTCTTTGTCCCGGCTGAAGTGAAAAATGAGTTCGATTCCAGCATGAACACAGCCCTACCGCTGCTCAACCACCTATCGAAGGGCACGGTTTACGTCAATTCTGACAAGAAGATTGATGATATTAAAGTCAAAATTAATAACTAG
- a CDS encoding SMP-30/gluconolactonase/LRE family protein, with protein sequence MPKATPFHFFQRIEQLIHSARKIGKRLVGWEEYWTRRISIARPWGSIVNGWCIIRFDPDGKEMMRVKLPVQRPTACTFGGVDRTTLYITTASVGLSEAEIEDSFYSGDLFGLPTHSAGLPTYCLRQ encoded by the coding sequence GTGCCAAAGGCAACGCCCTTTCACTTCTTCCAGCGTATCGAGCAACTCATACATTCGGCGAGGAAAATCGGCAAGCGTCTGGTCGGATGGGAGGAGTACTGGACTCGACGAATTTCCATTGCGCGTCCATGGGGAAGCATTGTGAACGGCTGGTGCATAATTCGCTTTGATCCCGATGGCAAAGAAATGATGCGCGTAAAACTGCCCGTTCAGCGCCCCACCGCCTGTACGTTTGGTGGAGTCGATCGAACGACACTTTACATCACAACCGCATCCGTCGGGTTAAGTGAGGCAGAAATCGAAGACAGCTTTTACTCAGGTGATTTATTTGGTTTGCCAACTCACAGCGCTGGCTTACCGACTTACTGCCTCCGGCAGTAA